In a single window of the Thermofilaceae archaeon genome:
- a CDS encoding MBL fold metallo-hydrolase → MSVSVYRDGGIVIELKGRRILVDPTSLPREKPDVIFVSHAHSDHYRIRPLRVLSRVPKVMSRATMELIDPRGRLNNVIPVEPGSTVEVAGTRLEVFDAGHVLGSLQLMIDAGERVVYTGDFNIEQRIILRPAPILKADILIIDATYGHPKYVFPPRSEIYRQVLRLAREAAEKGVGLHLASRPLGTGQELTALLSLAAKLDPFVEKSIGNHNRLYEKYGEYLGNYIIHPSMPPERSIAVISLSRHHVSSVAVQCTGWAVGYGIPLSSHAGFSDLIRYVTASGAQTVYAFSAHAKSFSSILSREIGVTAYPI, encoded by the coding sequence ATGAGCGTCAGCGTCTACAGGGACGGCGGCATCGTAATAGAGTTAAAAGGTCGTAGGATTCTAGTAGATCCAACTTCTTTACCCCGTGAGAAGCCTGACGTTATCTTCGTATCGCACGCCCATAGCGACCACTACAGGATAAGACCCCTTCGAGTCTTAAGCCGAGTCCCGAAGGTGATGAGCAGGGCAACGATGGAGCTGATTGACCCTCGTGGTAGGCTTAACAACGTCATACCGGTTGAGCCAGGCTCCACAGTGGAAGTCGCTGGCACGAGGCTGGAGGTCTTTGACGCAGGGCACGTGCTGGGCAGCTTGCAGCTGATGATCGACGCGGGGGAGCGCGTAGTCTACACTGGAGACTTCAATATTGAGCAGAGGATCATCCTTCGCCCTGCACCTATACTAAAGGCCGACATCTTGATTATCGACGCAACCTATGGTCATCCAAAGTACGTATTTCCGCCGCGCAGCGAAATCTATAGGCAGGTTCTGAGGCTAGCCAGAGAGGCAGCGGAAAAGGGGGTTGGTCTGCATCTCGCCTCTCGTCCTCTTGGAACGGGGCAAGAGCTGACCGCGCTTTTATCGCTGGCAGCAAAACTTGACCCCTTCGTTGAGAAGAGCATCGGTAATCACAACAGGTTGTACGAGAAGTACGGCGAGTATCTCGGTAACTACATCATACATCCCTCGATGCCACCTGAGCGTTCGATAGCAGTGATTTCGCTCTCGAGACATCACGTTAGTAGCGTGGCTGTTCAGTGCACAGGCTGGGCGGTGGGATATGGGATTCCCCTGTCAAGCCATGCCGGCTTCAGCGACCTAATACGCTACGTGACGGCCAGCGGGGCGCAAACAGTTTACGCGTTCTCTGCGCACGCG
- a CDS encoding phosphoribosyltransferase encodes MVKVNTKLVKWEEVVEWCRRLAEIVESSGFKPDLVVSIARGGYVPARLLCDFLDVHDLVSIQVLHWGKAAEITAVAHVKYPYDIDLTGKRVLLVDDIVDTGDSVIVAREFIQSRWKPLELKVAAMQWISPVAKIKPDFYVEDVKEWIWYQYPWTRAEDTTNFFEKILAERAKEGKVTWTYDELVKEFKEWYGIDVGEAYYRLAISRLIRAGKLEEQAGTYVFRP; translated from the coding sequence ATGGTTAAAGTTAACACAAAGTTGGTAAAATGGGAAGAGGTTGTTGAGTGGTGTAGGCGTCTGGCCGAGATCGTCGAGAGCTCTGGCTTCAAGCCCGACTTAGTGGTATCCATCGCGAGGGGGGGTTACGTCCCCGCAAGGCTCCTCTGCGACTTTCTCGATGTCCACGACCTGGTGAGCATACAAGTGCTTCACTGGGGGAAGGCAGCAGAGATCACGGCTGTTGCGCATGTCAAGTACCCCTACGATATCGATCTAACAGGTAAGCGCGTGCTACTCGTGGACGACATAGTCGATACAGGAGACTCCGTTATCGTGGCGCGGGAGTTCATACAATCTCGGTGGAAGCCTCTAGAGCTGAAGGTAGCGGCTATGCAATGGATCTCCCCCGTGGCTAAAATCAAGCCAGACTTCTACGTGGAGGACGTCAAAGAGTGGATCTGGTACCAATACCCCTGGACGAGGGCCGAGGATACGACGAACTTCTTCGAGAAGATACTGGCGGAGAGGGCGAAGGAGGGGAAGGTCACATGGACGTACGACGAGCTAGTCAAGGAGTTCAAGGAGTGGTACGGCATTGACGTGGGCGAAGCGTACTACAGGTTAGCCATCAGCCGGCTCATACGGGCTGGAAAACTTGAAGAACAAGCTGGAACGTACGTCTTCAGGCCTTGA
- a CDS encoding OB-fold nucleic acid binding domain-containing protein, whose protein sequence is MSLSERDVEGVYVRLLPSEVASLTVDEEGAYPEFKLRVGTATLKLRKVRVAGKVEAVEDRGRLVEVIVGDSDGLARVRAWNEEAKKLLNLKPGDLIEVFGVLRVFRGEVYIALKLFRKIDEKRLSEYLVLLKRDRQVLISREKRTNTEMHEHKDET, encoded by the coding sequence ATGTCCCTGAGCGAAAGGGATGTTGAAGGCGTATACGTTAGGCTGCTGCCGAGCGAGGTAGCTAGCCTCACTGTTGATGAGGAAGGTGCGTATCCAGAGTTTAAATTGAGGGTTGGCACGGCAACCCTGAAGCTGCGTAAGGTTCGCGTAGCGGGAAAGGTCGAAGCCGTCGAGGATAGGGGAAGGCTAGTTGAAGTCATTGTAGGCGATAGCGATGGGCTAGCAAGGGTGAGAGCGTGGAACGAGGAAGCGAAAAAGCTCCTCAATCTAAAGCCCGGCGATTTGATTGAGGTGTTTGGAGTTCTACGCGTATTCCGAGGCGAGGTTTATATAGCTTTGAAACTTTTCAGGAAAATTGATGAAAAACGCTTATCCGAGTACTTAGTTTTACTCAAACGAGATAGACAGGTATTGATTTCACGGGAAAAACGCACCAATACCGAGATGCATGAGCACAAAGACGAGACCTAA
- the trxA gene encoding thioredoxin produces the protein MDEDIIIEKMLQEMIRKSQRREESACPKGVVRCDREYFAELLHKCKVVLADFWAEWCGPCRMVEPIVEEVARKYASRIAVAKVNVDENSDLAAEHGVLSIPTLIIFNNGREVKRLVGYYPGLARELFRTIESLIAD, from the coding sequence GTGGATGAGGACATAATAATCGAAAAGATGCTGCAGGAAATGATTAGAAAGTCTCAGCGGAGGGAGGAAAGCGCATGCCCCAAGGGGGTTGTAAGGTGCGATAGAGAGTACTTCGCCGAGCTCCTCCACAAGTGCAAGGTGGTGCTCGCCGATTTCTGGGCGGAGTGGTGCGGCCCTTGCAGAATGGTTGAACCCATCGTGGAGGAAGTTGCCAGGAAGTACGCATCCCGAATAGCCGTAGCGAAAGTGAACGTAGATGAGAACAGCGACTTAGCCGCAGAGCACGGCGTACTAAGCATACCCACGCTGATAATCTTCAATAACGGCAGAGAGGTCAAAAGGCTGGTGGGGTACTACCCCGGCCTAGCTAGAGAGCTCTTCAGGACCATCGAGAGCCTCATCGCCGACTGA
- a CDS encoding DUF72 domain-containing protein: MIKVGTCGWSAKGGREAYFAHFSVIELQETFYKLPLEETAEKWRSRAPPGFEFVVKAWQAITHPPSSPTWKRSGLKIPKERVDRYGFFRLTEETLDAWARTLRICRILGCKVCIFQTPPSFGYSSENAGNVEAFFTTIDREGLLLGWEPRGTWNEHPDALKALLARLDVTHVVDPLKRDPVHLAGFAYFRLHGLGGGEVNYRYKYKDEDLSRLVSIVERYPESLTTYVLFNNVFMFDDATRFRELARDRGLVVV; the protein is encoded by the coding sequence GTGATTAAAGTAGGTACGTGCGGGTGGTCGGCGAAGGGGGGGCGTGAAGCGTACTTCGCGCACTTCAGTGTAATCGAGCTGCAGGAGACCTTCTACAAGCTTCCGCTGGAGGAGACCGCGGAGAAGTGGAGGAGTAGAGCTCCACCGGGCTTCGAGTTCGTCGTAAAGGCCTGGCAGGCGATCACGCACCCGCCGTCCTCACCGACCTGGAAGCGGAGTGGTCTGAAAATCCCGAAAGAGCGAGTGGACAGGTACGGCTTCTTCCGCTTAACCGAGGAAACGCTCGATGCGTGGGCGAGAACCCTCCGGATCTGCAGGATTCTAGGCTGCAAAGTCTGCATCTTCCAGACGCCGCCCAGCTTCGGCTACTCTAGCGAGAATGCGGGGAACGTTGAAGCTTTCTTCACGACGATAGATAGAGAGGGCCTACTGCTGGGCTGGGAACCAAGGGGGACGTGGAACGAGCACCCGGATGCTTTGAAGGCGCTTCTGGCCAGGCTGGACGTAACGCACGTTGTAGACCCGTTGAAGCGGGATCCGGTGCACCTGGCCGGTTTCGCATACTTCAGATTGCACGGGCTCGGGGGTGGCGAGGTTAACTACCGCTACAAGTACAAGGACGAGGATCTGAGCAGACTGGTCAGTATCGTTGAGCGCTACCCCGAGAGCTTGACTACCTATGTCCTCTTCAACAACGTCTTCATGTTCGATGATGCAACGCGCTTCAGGGAGCTCGCTAGGGATCGCGGGCTCGTAGTCGTTTGA